From the genome of Candidatus Rokuibacteriota bacterium:
CGGCGCCGAGGTGGCGGCCGAGGCGCGCTTCTGCGGCGGCTGCGGCGCGGCGCTGACGGCGGGCGCTCCCGCGACGGGCCGCTTCGCCGACCCTCAGACGTACACCCCCAAGCATCTCGCCGACAAGATCCTCACCACGCGCGCCCAGCTCGAGGGCGAGCGCAAGCTCGTCACCGTGCTCTTTGCCGACGTCAAGGGCTCGATGGAGCTCCTCGCCGACCGCGATCCCGAAGAGGCGCGCAAGATCCTCGACCCCGTCCTCGAACGGATGATGGAGGCGATCCACCGCTACGAAGGCACCGTCAACCAGGTCATGGGCGACGGGATCATGGCGCTCTTCGGCGCGCCGGTCGCCCACGAGGACCACGCGGTGCGGGCCTGCCACGCCGCGCTCCGCATGCAGGAGACGGTCGGCTGGTACGCGGACGAGCTGCGCCGGAGCCAGGGCATCGACGTCCAGATCCGCGTCGGGCTCAACTCGGGCGAGGTCGTGGTCCGCGCCATCGACAGCGACCTGCACATGGACTACTCCGCGATCGGCCAGACGACGCATCTCGCCGCGCGCATGGAGCAGCTGGCGCGGCCGGGCACGGCGCTGATGACCAAGGACACGCTGCGGCTGGCCGAGGGGTACATCGAAGTCCGGCCGTTGGGCCCGGTGCCGGTGCGGGGACTTGCCGAGTCGGTGGAGATTTTCGAGATCGTCCGCGCCGGGGCTGTCCGCTCGCGGCTGCAGGCGGCGGCCGCGCGCGGGCTCACCCCCTTCGTCGGGCGCGACGGCGAGCTGGGGCGCCTGCGCGAGACGCTCGAGAAGGCGCGGGCGGGGCAGGGGCAGATCGTGGCCGTGTCGGGCGAGCCCGGCGTGGGCAAGTCCCGCCTCTTCTGGGAGTTCACGCACTCGCACCGGACGCACGGCTGGCTCATCCTCGAGAGCTCGCCGGTGTCCTACGGGCGGATGACCTCGTACCTGCCGGTCAGCGATCTCCTCAAGACGTACTTCGGCATCGAGGATCACGACGACAAGCGGCGTATTCAAGAGAAGGTCACCGGCAAGATCTTGACGCTCGACGACAGCCTGCGGGGCACCATTCCCGTGTTCCTGGGGCTCCTCGACGTGACCACGGATGAGGCCGAACAGAACACCGACCCGCGCGAGCGCCGGCGTCGGACCCTCGACGCGCTCAAGCGCCTGCTGCTGCGCGAGAGCCAGGTGCAGCCGCTCCTCGTGATCTTCGAGAATCTCCACTGGTTGGACGGGGAGACGCAGGCGTTCCTCGACAGCCTGGTCGAGAGCCTGCCGGCGGCGCGCCTGCTGCTGATGGTGAACTACCGGCCGGAGTACACGCACGGCTGGGGCAGCAAGAGCTACTACACGCAGTTCCGCATCGACCCGCTCGAGCCCGAGAGCGCGGACGAGCTCCTCCAGGCGATCCTGGGCAACGATGCGGCCCTCGCCCCGCTCAAAAAGCTTCTAGTGTCGCAAACCGAGGGCAATCCCTTCTTCCTCGAGGAGTGCGTCCAGTCCCTGGTCGAGACCGGCGCGCTCGCGGGCGATCGCGGCCAGTACCGCATGGCGAAGTCCGTCGAGACGTTGCAGATGCCGCCGACCGTCCAGGCGGTGCTGGCCTCGCGCATCGACAGGCTCGAGCCCGAGGACAAGCGCCTGCTGCAGGCCGCTTCCGTCATCGGCAAGGACGTGCCCTTCGCGCTCCTCGACGCCATCGCCGATCTCCCAGAGGAGGCGCTGCGCGCGGGGCTCCTGCGGCTGCAGTCGGCCGAGTTCATCTACGAGACGACGCTCTTCCCGGCGCTGGAGTACACCTTCAAGCACGCGCTCACCCACGACGTCGCCTACGGCAGCCTGGTCACGGGCCGGCGGAAGGTGCTGCACGCGCGGCTGGTGGACGCGCTCGAGCACCTCTACGCCGACCGCTTGGGCGAGCAGGTCGAGCGCCTGGCGCACCACGCGGTGCGCGGGGACGCGTGGGAGAAGGCGATCGGCTATCTCCGCCAGGCTGGAGCCAAGGCGACCTCGCGCGCCGGCAACCAGGAGGCCGTCGCGTTCCTCGAGCAGGCGCTCCAGGCGCTCACCCACCTGCCGGAGGGGCGCGCCAAGCTCGAGCAGACGATCGACATCCGGCTCGAGCTGCGGCCGCCGCTGCTCCAGCTCGGACGGCTGCGCGAGGTGCTCCAGCTCTCGAAGGAAGCCGAGCAGCTCGGCACCGAGCTGGGCGACGAGTCGCGCCTGGGGCGCGTGTACAGCTACCTCGTCAACTATCACTACCTGAACGGCGAGCCCGACCTCGCCATCGGCTACGGCGAGCGCTGCCTGCGTATCGCTGACGCGACCCAGGATCTCGCGCTGCAAGCCCTCGCCCGAGGCTACCTCGGCCTCTCGTGCCACGCGCAGGGGCAGTACCGGCGCGCCGAGCTCATCCTCCGGCAGAACGTGGACGCGCTCGCGCAGGCGCGCGGGACCGCCGCCGACCAGTCGGCCATCTCCTACGTCACGTCGAGCGGGTGGCTGGCCTTCACGCTGGCGGAGCTCGGCGACTTCCACGGCGCGGACGCCTGCGTGGACCAGGCGCTGCGCGTGGCGGACGGGGCCGGCCACGTGTACGGCCAGACCATTGCGCGTACCCTGGCCGGGCTGGTGTGGCTGCGACGCGGCCACCTCGAGCGGGCGCTCGGGCTCTTGCAGCCGAGCCTCGAGGCCTGCCGCGAGAAGCACCTCGACGTCTGGCGGCCCATCCCGGCCTCGCTGCTCGGGCTCGGGCTGGCGCTCTCCGGCAGGCTCGCCGAAGCGATGCCGCTGCTCGAGGATGGCGTGCACCTGAGCGAAGTCCTCGGTGTCAACGCGTACCTCGCGCTGTGGACGCTCCACTGGGCCGAGGGGCTCATGGCGGCGGGCGAGGGCGAGCGGGCCCGCGAGATGGCGCGGCACGCGCTCGATCTCGCCGTCGCGCACAAGGAGCGCGGGCACCAGGCCTGGGCGTGGCGCCTGCTCGGCGACCTGGCATCCCGCGGTGGAGCGCCGGCGCTCGCCGAGGCCGAGCAGCACTACCGGGAGTCGCTCGGCATCGCCGAGGAATTGCGCATGCAGCCCGTCGTCGCTCACGCCAAGATGGGCCTCGGGCGGGTCATGCGGCTCGCCGGCGACCGCGCGCGGGCCGAGGAGTATCTGGTGACGGCCTTCATGTTGTTCCGGGGCATGGACGTTCCATACTGGGTCAAGAAATGCGGAGAGGAGATGGTGCAGCTCGGAGAGATCTTCGTCGTCGCGCGATACAATCCGCAGCTCTATGATTACCTCCAGCGCGAGTTCAGCCACGAGGAGCGGATCCGCATCATCATGGACCGCCGGGTGGGCGAGCGCCGCCAGCGCGCGGTCCCCGCGTCGGGCGAGCGCCGGCAGAGCGACCGCCGCCGGCACGAGGACGTGGACGCGAACCTGCGCGAACGCGGTTTCGTGATCCTGCACAGCGGCAACGGCGCCTCGTGATCGTCTTCTACCCCGCCCGGTGACGACGGCCGACCTCGCCCACGAAGGGGAGGACGCATGGGCATTCCGCTGTCTGACGACGTCAAGGCCCTGATCCGGGGCGCCAACTTCGCCCACCTGTCGACGCTGATGCCGGATGGCTCCCCCCAGGCGGCGCCCGTCTGGGTGGACCTTGAGGGCGACCGCATCCTCATCGCCACCGGCGAAGGCTCGCTCAAGGCCAAGAACACGCGGCGGGATGGGCGCGTGGCGCTCTCCGTGGTCGCCTACGCCAACCCTTACGTCGAGACGCAGCTCCGCGGCCGAGTGGCCGAGCGCTGGAAGGACGCCGACTTCAAGATCATGGACCGCATCTCGCGCAAGTACACCGGCAAGGAGTTCCCGATGCGGCAGAATCCGGAGCAGCGCGTGGTGCTGGTGATCGAGGTCGAGCGCGCGCGGTTCGCCAAGCTGCCCTTCGCGCACACGCCGGCCTGACATGCGCGCGTTCATGATCATCCGCATCCGGCGGCCGGCCCCGTGATCCCGGGCGGTCCTCTGCCGGTGACCGGGGGCGAAGCCTCGACGGCCATCGAGCTCAGGACCGACACGATCGACTCCGAGCTCGGCCCCATCGTCGTCGTCACGGACGCCCGGGCGCTCTGCGCGCTCGACTTCGGTGACTGCGAGGAGCGCATGAAGGAGCTCCTCACGCGCCGCTTCGAGGACCTCGTGCTCCGGCACGAAGCGAATCCGCTCGGCGTGAGCGAGAAAGTCCGCGCCTACCTCGCGGGCGACCTCCACTCGTTCGACGGCATCGCGGTGGACCCGGGCGGCACGGAGTTCCAGCAGACGGTCTGGTCGGCGCTCAGGAAGATTCCGGTCGGGACCACGCGCACCTACGGTCAGCTCGCCGCCTCGATCGGACGTCCCACCGCCTCGCGCGCGGTCGGGCTCGCCAACTCTCTCAACCCCGTGGCCATCGTCATCCCGTGTCACCGCGTGATCGGGAGCAACGCGTCCCTCACGGGCTACGCGGGCGGGCTTCCGCGCAAACAGTGGCTCCTGCGCCACGAAGGCGCGCTCCTCTGACCTGGTACGCTCGCTGGGGCCGCCGTCCATTGGCCGCAACCGCGGTCCTTTGTCTCGTCCTCGCGTGGCCGGCGGTTCGAGTCTGGCAGGCCCGGTCACAGGTCACCGACCTGTGCGCCGGGGCGGTGGCCGGCGCGTCGGCGGCCGAGCAGGAGGCGAAAGCGAGGGCCAGCGGGCTCAACGTCATGTCGTGGCAGGACCCGAAGCCGGGCCGGCCCGCCATCATCTCCGCGTCCGGGGGGTTCTTCTTCTTCCGATGGGTCTGTGTCGTGGAGCACGCGGGCGGGAAGGTAGTCGCCACGCGCACGTTCATTCTCGACTGACGGCCCGGGACTGACGGCCTGGGACTGACGGCCTGAAGCTGCTCTAGTCCGCCCGCGAGCGCGCAATCCGCTCGCGAATCTCCTCGATCGGCATGCCGCCGGCCGGCGCCTGCTTCAGTTCACGTTCGGTGTCGTCCGAAGCCCGCGCCGGAGGCGGCGTCAACGTCGGCAGGACCGGCAGCCATCCTCCGGGGCATTCGGGCACGTACGGGTAGTAACCCTGCGCGCTCCGGCAGTAGGCCCAGTACTGCGGTTGAGGCTGACTGTAGGCCGGATACGGGACATAGACCGGGGTCGGGTAGCTATAGACGTACGTCGAAGGGGCGGCGGCCACGGGGGACTGGACGACGAGCCCGGAGCCGAAGAAGAAGGGATGCCGCCCAAAGAACGGCGCCCGGACAAAGGACGGGGGCCGAGTCGGGAGCGGAGGCCTCCTGACCCCGTGTCCGCTGATGCCGCCCCGCGGGTCTGGCATCCTGGACTGAGCCTGGGCGGCGCCCGCGAGAAGCAGCACCAGGACCGTCGACAGCGCCGCAGCTGATGTCTTCATAGCCGTCCTCCTCTGCCCTTCCCCTATCGTACTCTTGCCGGCGCGGTTCTGAGCGTCAGCGTCACCCGGCAGCCACGCTCGGTCCCGTTGATCGTCTCGGCGGGGCCGATGGTGATGGCGCCGTCGTGGACTTGGGCTACGCGGCTGGCCAGCGTGAGGCCGAGGCCGAAGCCGCCCGATGCCTCGCCCGGTGTGCGCGCCTTGTCGAGCCGGTAGAAGGGCGCCAAGACCCGCTCGCGCTCCGCCGGCGCTATGCCGTCACCCTGGTCCGTGACCGACAGCGCCACGTGATCTCCGTCCCGCTCGACCTGGAGCGTGATGGGCGGGGCGCCGTACTTGGCCGCGTTGTCCACGAGGTTCCAGAGCGCGCGCCGGAGCAGCGCGCGATCGGCCGTGAGCTCGATCGCCGGACCCGCGGCGACCCGCACGGAGCCGGCGGCCAGCCGGGGATCGCCGGCGGCGCGCTCCGCGACGTCCATGAGGACCTCGCGCGCGTCCATCATCCCGAGGCGAGGCGGCACCCCCGTCGCCTCGAGCCGCGTGGTGGTGAGCACGTCTTCGATCAGCCGCTCGAGCTCGTCCAAATCCGCTTCCACGTCCTTGAGCCGCGCGTCGGCACCGCCGTCGTGCGGCAGGAGCTCGAGCGCGACGCGGATCCGCGTCAGCGGCGAGCGGAGCTCATGCGAGACGTTGGCCATGAGCTCCTTCTGCCCCGCGATCAGCCGCTCGATACGCTCGGCCATGTCGTTGAAGGCCCGCGTCAGCTCGGAGAGCTCGTCCTCGCCATTCCGCGTGCCGATCGGCACGCGGGCGGCGAGGTCGCCCGCGCCCAGCCGGCGCACCGCCTCGGTCAACCGCTCGACGGGGCGCGAGATGCGGCGGGCGAGGAGCGCGGACGCGATGGCGACGAGGACGAGGACAAGGCTCAGGATCAAGGCGGGGCGGGTGAAGGCGGCCCAGAGGGGGCGCTGCTGCGCCGCGCTCACGACCGTGCCGATGACAGCGCCCGTTCCCGGCTCGCGCACCGGACCGACGGTCGACCAGGCTGGGGTCGGGTGGACGATGCGCCGCCCGGTTCGGGCCTGGCCGAGCTCCTCGGCGGTGAAGGCGGGCGGCTCGGCGCCGGCGGCGGCGAGGACTCGCCCCTCGAGGTCGCGTACCACCAGGTCGATCTCGAGCTCGTCGTGGAGCAGCTTCACGCGGCGCGCGAGCTCCGGCGGGTCGCGGAAGACCTCGCCCACGATCCTGCCCGCGTGGCGCGACGTCCGCCAGGCCGACTCCTGGACGAAGGCGCTGCGGGCGGTGAAGGCGAAGACCAGGCTCGCCGCGACCGCGACCACCAGCAGCACGCCCAGGAAGTGGAGGTAGATTCGCGCGAAAAGCCGGCGCATCTCAGTCTGCCTCGCGCGCGAGCATGTAGCCGACGCCGCGGACGGTCTTGAGGTAGCGCGGCTCCTTGGGATCGGTCTCGAGCTTGGCGCGGAGCTTGGCGATGTGGACGTCGATCGAGCGGTCGAAGGCTTCGGCCTGGCCTTTGAGCGCCTCGAGGATCTGCTCGCGCGAGAGCACGCGGCCGGCCGCCCGCGCGAGCGTGGCGAGGAGCTCGAACTCGTGGTGGGTGAGGACGCGCCGCTTGCCGTTCACCGTCACCTCTCGCGCGGCGAAGTCGAGCTCGAGCCGTCCCACCCGCAGCCGCGGCGGCGTCGCGGCGGGACGGGTGCGCCGCAGCACGGCGCGGATCCGCGCCAGGAGCTCGCGGGGGTTGAAGGGTTTGGCGAGGTAGTCGTCGGCGCCGACTTCGAGCCCAACCACCTTGTCCACGTCCTCGCCCTTGGCGGTCAGCATGATGACGGGCAGGGAGGCCCACTCGGCCGTCGCGCGGATCTTGCGGCAGACCTCGAGGCCGTCCATGCCGGGCAGCATCAGGTCGAGCAGGACGAGGTCGGGGCGGCTCTTGTGGAGCGCGATCAGGCCGCGCGGCCCGTCACCTGCGATCGTGACGTCGATCTCGTGCTTGCCGAGATATTCCGCCACCAGGGCGCCCAGGCGGGCGTCGTCGTCGATGAGGAGCGCGGCCGTGCGGTACGCCATGCTGCTACCCTATCACTCCCGCGCGTCAGGACCGTGTGTGCCGCGTGTAAAGAAGTGTGAAGGCATCCGGCTCCTTGCGCGGCGCGGGACGCCCGGTTATTATCTAACTGGTTACTTTAGCCATGGCCACAGTCTCTCTGCTGCGACCCCGCCAGCACCCCGTCGGGCACCACCCGGCGCGCACCCGCGAGCGCATTCTCGCCTCTGCGCTCAGGGAGTTCTCCGACAAGGGCTTTGCCGGCGCGCGCGTGGATCGCATCGCACGGCGGGCGCGTATCAACAAGCGAATGCTCTACCACTACTTCGGGAACAAGGCGCATCTCTTCCGCGAGATCCTCGCCCGCAAGGTCCGCGAGCGGTCCGCGTGGGCCGTGACGGCCCCGGACGACGCCGCCGAGAGCCTGGCGTTCTGGTTCGACGCGGCCTGCCGGGACCGCGACTGGGTGCGGCTCATGGAGTGGGAGGCGCTCGGCTCGGCCGAGGGGGCGGTGAGCGGGGATGCCGAGCGCCGCGCCGCCTTCCAGAAGGGCGTGGGCCAGGTGCGCGATCGGCAGGCGCGCGGGCTGCTCCGCGCCGACCTCGATCCCGGGCATCTCCTGCTCGCGATGGTCGCGCTGACGACATTCCCTACGGCCTTCCCGCAGTTCACCCTCCTGCTGACCGGGCTCAGGCCGACGGACCGCGCCTTCGTGACGCGCCACGCCGCCTTCCTCCGGCGGCTGGCCGACGGCCTGAGACCCGCGCGTCAGCGCCAGCCCGCGGAGGCCCGGCGATGACGCCCCGGCGCGCCGCGGCGCTCGCGCTCTCCGTCGCCGTCCTTGCCCTCGCGGCCTGCTCCAGGAGCGACGGCGACGCCAAGGCCAAGGCGGCGCCACGCGCGCCCGCCGTGCCCGTTACCGCGGCCACCGTCGAGACCCGCGACGTGCCGGTGGTGATCGAGGGCATCGGCAACGTCCAGGCGTCCTCGACCGTGTCCGTGTACTCGCTCCTCAGCGGGCAGATCTTCCAGGTCCACTTCAAGGAAGGCCAGGACGTCAAGGCGGGCGCGCTCCTCTTCTCGATAGACCCGCGGCCCTTCGAGGCGGCGCTCCAGCAGGCGCAGGCGACCATGGCCCAACACCAGGCGGCCATCGCGCAGGCCGAGGCCAACCTCGCGCGCGACCAGGCGCAGGCCGACAACGCGCGCGTTGAGGAAGAGCGCTACAAGAAGCTCGTGCAGGGCGGTCTGATCGCGCGCGAGCAGTACGACCAGATCTTCACGGCGCACAAGTCGGCGCTGGCGACCGTGGACGCCGCCCGCGCCATGGTGGCGAACCAGAAAGCGCTCGTGCAGGCGGACGCGGCGGCCGTGGAGAACGCGAAGGTCCAGCTGACCTACACCGCCATCCGCGCGCCGATCGAGGGGCGGACCGGCAACCTCCTCATCCACCAGGGCAACATCGTCAAGGCCAACGACATCGGCAACCCCCTGGTGATCATCAACCGCGTGCACCCGATCAACGTCGTCTTCTCCGTGCCCGAGCGCTTCCTCGACCAGGTCAAGACCGAGCGGGCCAAGGGGCCGCTCGCGGTCGAGGCGACGCCGCAGGGGCAGAGCGTCAGGGCGCGCGGCACGCTCAGCTTCGTCAACAACACCGTGGACACGGCGACGGGCACGATCCAGCTCAAGGCGGCGTTCGAGAACGCGGACAACGCGCTCTGGCCCGGGCAGTTCGCGACGGTCACGCTGACGGTCCGCACCGAGCCCAACGCCCTCGTGGTGCCCTCGCAGGCGATCCAGGCCG
Proteins encoded in this window:
- a CDS encoding adenylate/guanylate cyclase domain-containing protein, with protein sequence MTCPRCQATSREGARFCEQCGARQARACPSCGAEVAAEARFCGGCGAALTAGAPATGRFADPQTYTPKHLADKILTTRAQLEGERKLVTVLFADVKGSMELLADRDPEEARKILDPVLERMMEAIHRYEGTVNQVMGDGIMALFGAPVAHEDHAVRACHAALRMQETVGWYADELRRSQGIDVQIRVGLNSGEVVVRAIDSDLHMDYSAIGQTTHLAARMEQLARPGTALMTKDTLRLAEGYIEVRPLGPVPVRGLAESVEIFEIVRAGAVRSRLQAAAARGLTPFVGRDGELGRLRETLEKARAGQGQIVAVSGEPGVGKSRLFWEFTHSHRTHGWLILESSPVSYGRMTSYLPVSDLLKTYFGIEDHDDKRRIQEKVTGKILTLDDSLRGTIPVFLGLLDVTTDEAEQNTDPRERRRRTLDALKRLLLRESQVQPLLVIFENLHWLDGETQAFLDSLVESLPAARLLLMVNYRPEYTHGWGSKSYYTQFRIDPLEPESADELLQAILGNDAALAPLKKLLVSQTEGNPFFLEECVQSLVETGALAGDRGQYRMAKSVETLQMPPTVQAVLASRIDRLEPEDKRLLQAASVIGKDVPFALLDAIADLPEEALRAGLLRLQSAEFIYETTLFPALEYTFKHALTHDVAYGSLVTGRRKVLHARLVDALEHLYADRLGEQVERLAHHAVRGDAWEKAIGYLRQAGAKATSRAGNQEAVAFLEQALQALTHLPEGRAKLEQTIDIRLELRPPLLQLGRLREVLQLSKEAEQLGTELGDESRLGRVYSYLVNYHYLNGEPDLAIGYGERCLRIADATQDLALQALARGYLGLSCHAQGQYRRAELILRQNVDALAQARGTAADQSAISYVTSSGWLAFTLAELGDFHGADACVDQALRVADGAGHVYGQTIARTLAGLVWLRRGHLERALGLLQPSLEACREKHLDVWRPIPASLLGLGLALSGRLAEAMPLLEDGVHLSEVLGVNAYLALWTLHWAEGLMAAGEGERAREMARHALDLAVAHKERGHQAWAWRLLGDLASRGGAPALAEAEQHYRESLGIAEELRMQPVVAHAKMGLGRVMRLAGDRARAEEYLVTAFMLFRGMDVPYWVKKCGEEMVQLGEIFVVARYNPQLYDYLQREFSHEERIRIIMDRRVGERRQRAVPASGERRQSDRRRHEDVDANLRERGFVILHSGNGAS
- a CDS encoding PPOX class F420-dependent oxidoreductase — encoded protein: MGIPLSDDVKALIRGANFAHLSTLMPDGSPQAAPVWVDLEGDRILIATGEGSLKAKNTRRDGRVALSVVAYANPYVETQLRGRVAERWKDADFKIMDRISRKYTGKEFPMRQNPEQRVVLVIEVERARFAKLPFAHTPA
- a CDS encoding methylated-DNA--[protein]-cysteine S-methyltransferase — encoded protein: MTGGEASTAIELRTDTIDSELGPIVVVTDARALCALDFGDCEERMKELLTRRFEDLVLRHEANPLGVSEKVRAYLAGDLHSFDGIAVDPGGTEFQQTVWSALRKIPVGTTRTYGQLAASIGRPTASRAVGLANSLNPVAIVIPCHRVIGSNASLTGYAGGLPRKQWLLRHEGALL
- a CDS encoding ATP-binding protein, whose product is MRRLFARIYLHFLGVLLVVAVAASLVFAFTARSAFVQESAWRTSRHAGRIVGEVFRDPPELARRVKLLHDELEIDLVVRDLEGRVLAAAGAEPPAFTAEELGQARTGRRIVHPTPAWSTVGPVREPGTGAVIGTVVSAAQQRPLWAAFTRPALILSLVLVLVAIASALLARRISRPVERLTEAVRRLGAGDLAARVPIGTRNGEDELSELTRAFNDMAERIERLIAGQKELMANVSHELRSPLTRIRVALELLPHDGGADARLKDVEADLDELERLIEDVLTTTRLEATGVPPRLGMMDAREVLMDVAERAAGDPRLAAGSVRVAAGPAIELTADRALLRRALWNLVDNAAKYGAPPITLQVERDGDHVALSVTDQGDGIAPAERERVLAPFYRLDKARTPGEASGGFGLGLTLASRVAQVHDGAITIGPAETINGTERGCRVTLTLRTAPARVR
- a CDS encoding response regulator transcription factor, with translation MAYRTAALLIDDDARLGALVAEYLGKHEIDVTIAGDGPRGLIALHKSRPDLVLLDLMLPGMDGLEVCRKIRATAEWASLPVIMLTAKGEDVDKVVGLEVGADDYLAKPFNPRELLARIRAVLRRTRPAATPPRLRVGRLELDFAAREVTVNGKRRVLTHHEFELLATLARAAGRVLSREQILEALKGQAEAFDRSIDVHIAKLRAKLETDPKEPRYLKTVRGVGYMLAREAD
- a CDS encoding TetR family transcriptional regulator encodes the protein MATVSLLRPRQHPVGHHPARTRERILASALREFSDKGFAGARVDRIARRARINKRMLYHYFGNKAHLFREILARKVRERSAWAVTAPDDAAESLAFWFDAACRDRDWVRLMEWEALGSAEGAVSGDAERRAAFQKGVGQVRDRQARGLLRADLDPGHLLLAMVALTTFPTAFPQFTLLLTGLRPTDRAFVTRHAAFLRRLADGLRPARQRQPAEARR
- a CDS encoding efflux RND transporter periplasmic adaptor subunit produces the protein MTPRRAAALALSVAVLALAACSRSDGDAKAKAAPRAPAVPVTAATVETRDVPVVIEGIGNVQASSTVSVYSLLSGQIFQVHFKEGQDVKAGALLFSIDPRPFEAALQQAQATMAQHQAAIAQAEANLARDQAQADNARVEEERYKKLVQGGLIAREQYDQIFTAHKSALATVDAARAMVANQKALVQADAAAVENAKVQLTYTAIRAPIEGRTGNLLIHQGNIVKANDIGNPLVIINRVHPINVVFSVPERFLDQVKTERAKGPLAVEATPQGQSVRARGTLSFVNNTVDTATGTIQLKAAFENADNALWPGQFATVTLTVRTEPNALVVPSQAIQAGQKGQYVFVVKPDSTVESRPVVVAFASGPFTIVRQGVQVGERVVTDGQLRLVTGTRVDVKPAGPASPTSPAPAQTSPAPAPTSPAPAPK